The Neorhodopirellula lusitana genome contains a region encoding:
- a CDS encoding thioredoxin family protein — protein sequence MNAAVRSFVGGEVVESDNELPDDVLPLWESSTRLALVTSAGCQPCELQKRSMPDDVRYETIDTAKANAKGYNIRTTPTLMVFVDGKLEHTPSGLLRGDRLNAFLNRWGFNYRDRSPTVPIWPDAGSLRLST from the coding sequence ATGAACGCCGCCGTTCGCTCGTTCGTCGGTGGCGAAGTTGTCGAGTCCGACAACGAGTTGCCCGATGACGTGCTCCCGCTTTGGGAATCGTCCACCCGCTTGGCTCTCGTCACGTCAGCAGGTTGCCAACCCTGCGAACTGCAAAAGCGTTCGATGCCCGATGACGTTCGCTATGAAACCATCGATACCGCAAAGGCAAACGCCAAGGGCTACAACATCCGAACGACGCCCACACTGATGGTCTTCGTCGATGGCAAACTCGAACACACTCCAAGCGGCCTGCTTCGCGGCGACCGCCTAAACGCGTTCCTCAACCGCTGGGGATTCAACTACAGAGACCGCTCGCCAACTGTGCCGATTTGGCCTGATGCAGGATCTCTAAGGCTA